The genomic stretch ttacgccgtccggatggaaaaaacgctcgccgggggcctcgtcggggggacgagtggagatgctctaaggacttCTGCGCCCAGTAGCAAGTTAGTTCTTCATTCATCCATGACCTCGGTGCTTGCTCTGAACGCGACGTGAGGGTGGTCGGCCGCGGAGAGGGAGTTCGGGAGCGCGTCGCCGAGGATGGCAGCTAGCTAGCGAGGGATTACGGGGTTATTCAGCTGATGCGGCGGGCCGCGCATCGTCCGCGTCCAAGCGCCGTGGCCTCTTCTCCGGGGGACTGCGCTGCGGCGAGAGTCGTGGATGCGCGCGAGGCAGCAAGCTGAGTCGTTGCGTGGGTACGGACGGACGGGAAAGGGATCTTGTCGACGAACGGCGGGGGTCACCGCTCGATGCGGGCTCCTTGGGCCACCTCCGGCAGCAGTCGCCGCTGCCTGCGAGTCTGGGACCCACGCATGCTCGTAGCTGCTAGCGCCGCTCCCCAAGCGTCCGCCGCCGGCACGGACGTCCTCCGGCGAGGATGCGGCAAGGTTGGTGCATATCCACGTTTCCTCCGCGATTCCAGGCCTCAAATCTTTGGCTGCTCCCCACGACTGCCCGTAGCTAAATCGAGGCGCTGGCTCCTTCGGCGCGTCCGCACCAGAAATATCTGACGGATGGAAAGAAAGGCCACAAAGGGACTGcgggggttttttttttttaccaggACTGCGGGTTGATTTCGGGGTGGATGCCCGATCGGCCAGGGTAAAATTAAACACAAAAAACGTTTCGGTTTGTTACTTATGGGTGGCGCGGTGGgtaattttcctttatttttcagGGTAGATTTAAGTTGGATGAACGACCGAGGGAGAGTACGTAGAATAATCCCATACTGTTTTTgcttaaaaaaagaaaaagagaaaaacttACTGGATGCTCTGGATAGTGATGTTACGTACATACATCTATCTGGTCTGCGGATAGTTTAGCCGGCCGGCCTGTATTACAATGAACCACATTTATGACAACTAATTCTGAGCACAGATTACCCGAACCCTGCAGAAAAATGTATCTGGTTCGGTGCAAATTAAAGTGCTTCTAGTAGAACTTAAATATATTTATGACAACTTGTACGTACGTACCATGAACTTATAGGAGTGCCTGCAGTGCCGCGACATGGCGTGTGCCGATTTCAGTCAGAATGTACGAATGTACGCTGCCACATGAACTCAACATACTAAAGAAAATTAATGCAAAAGTACGACCGGGAATATCACATGCCATCTTTGTTAGGAGAGGGACGACTGTGGTCTCAGTCGAATAATCATCGACTAATTTTCATCTACCTGAGTCTTGGGTGAGACTAAATAAAATATCTAGCTAGTTAATCCAAGTCGCCAACCGATCATGCACGGGAGCTGCAGCTAGCACCGCGCATGGACGATTTACATACTTGGTTTGCAGAGAAGTAATTAATTAATCAAGTCAGGGCCAATTCAAGGCTCTAGAACCCATAATTGAGGAACCAATTCTTAGCACCCGCGCCGGTTGTGGCTGCCATCTCGATGATGTCTGGCGGCGAGAATGCAATGGATGACACCATCAAGGTCTCAGGCCCAGGTGTTGTGTAAGTGCAGGAAGGAGCTCATAGAGAAGTTGGCGATCAAAGAGACGATATCTGAGCTGCTGGCCGTCAAGATCCCTATGTTGCAAGTTGAGGACGTCCCCGGAGAACTCAGGGTATCGCCTTCAGATGGTCAATGCTCACTCCAGAAAAGTGTTAGCTCTGAAAGCCTCAACTCGGTGGATTGGATGAATATTTCCTGGACTTCCAAGGGCTAGACTTCGAGGTGGCATTCGGGCTGAGGAGGCTCACAGCGAAGGAGACATTCAGGTATGATatgatcctctctctctctctctctctctctctctctctctctctctctctctctctctctctctctctatctctctctctctctctctctctctcgatctctctCGATACACAAATACTATACTACATGGATATGGAATTATTGTGACAAGCACTGACCTTTTGTGTCTCCAATAAGCACAACTGTTGACAAAAGAGACAATAAGTACAGAAAACAAACCTAAAATGCATTGGAGAAAACTTACTGTAGATGTAGATGTAGATGGAGCGCAGTGTAGTGATTTGCTCAAGAGAAAGGCCTTTAAATAAAGCTATGCAAGGCACACTAGCTAGTGATGTGATTTCAGATGTTACCAATTCTGCCAGCAGAGGAAGGAAGAAAGGGCTGCATGGAAGGAATTTGAGCTGCCGCTGAGCTTCCAGCAAGCTCGTCGGCATCTACAAGCTTCTAGGTGAGGTGCACCATCTTCTAGGATGATGGTTGTTGTGCAACGCTGCGCCACCCATCGGAATTAATTTTAGTCACTCCAACAGTCCGCTCCTTCGGGTGACATTTCTATTTCCCTGTGTTCATCTGCTGTAATAGTTAGTAATAATATGATCCTCCTGCTGCAAGAGAGTGGAGAGCCCTAGCTAGGCAGGCTGCTCTCTGCACAAAGGCTTGAAGACGGTAATAATGAAACCCAGGCTCCTCTCTTGATTGCCATGTAATAATCTTAGTAACTATCAATCTTAGTAGTATTAGTATTATTACCAGCGCAGCGTACTCTTGGTTTGATGGTTGCTGAAGTGCTTGATGTCAAGAAGAAGAGATTTATTCTCTTCCATCTTCAGCCACAACAAATTGACTTATCAGTTTCAGGGCCCCAACTTTCAAGCAAAACAAGCCTTGCAAAACTATGTCCTTTTATGTGGACAAGCATTCTGAAGCTTGATAGATTTAAAACCATCTATATTGTATCTATATATCTGTATATCAGGGATAGTTTCTTAGTATTGTTACAAGTACGACTTTGtgtaaaaaaaatagaaacagcAGTGAAAATTGCATCTTTGATGACTTAAAAAGTCGCCTTTGTACACAGAGAGCATCCTCCCTAGCAAGGGCTCTCCACTCTCTTGCAGCGCAACGATCATATTATTACTATTATGGAGGAACGTGTGAAATAGAAATTTCACAAGGAGTAGAAGATTGATGTAGTGACTAAAATTAATTCCGACAGGGTAGCGCGGCGTGGTGCAACAGAAATCGTAGCCTCACCTAGAAGATTCTAGACTACGACAAACTTTACTGGTagctcagtagtagcataattcctTACAATAACCTTGTCTTCCTCATCAGCTTCGCCACAACCTCGGCGGTCTTCCCATGATTTTACTTCCTCGGCTCGAGCATGTCGCCACGGTGCATCTTGGCGAACCTCCCTTGCGTTCTTGGTTGGCTGTCTGCCATAGCCTTCCTGCAAGCATACTGCAAGCACAGAGTTGCAAACATTTATCACTCACTCATCATGAATTCATCAGCCTCTTCGATCTTGCATCTTCTTGCTTAATTACTTGTATATTAGCAGAAAAAGAGAGATTTGTATACCTTGATCTTTCTGCCAAAGTTTCTCTTGAACTTCTTCATCCTGTACCTGGAGAGCTTCTGCTTCCTTTCCTCAGTTTTTAGGTCACTGATGGTTACAAGCCCAGGGGTATTGGCACCAAGATTCTGTCAAAAAATAAAAATCCTAGTAAGTAATCTTAGGCTTTCAATGTAAAAAACTAACTTTATATGATGATCCTACCTAAAGTCCTAAACACGTATCAGGATGACATGTCATTTATCTATCAGAGTGAAATACTTCATGTGGGCATGTAAATTAGAGAACCTTtatcctggccggttgatggctttgttaattcaaagccgggCCCATCTCGAGCCCCCTTTCTAAAACAAAATTAGGAAAAATATACTAGTATCTTGCATGTCTAAATAATAAGTAAATTGGAAGAAAAAATCACAGTAGATACCGTTGAGTGTGCAGAGTATGTATATGCCTTGTATTAGCTAAAGCAGTGACCAGGTCATTAAGGGAAATGTGGCTTCAGGCAGAATTAGTAACATCTGAAATCACATCACTAGTTAGTGTCATTCATACCTTTATTTAACGACTTTTTCATGTTGAGCAAAGCACTACACTGCACACCATCTACATCTAATGCGAGGCTTGTCCAACGCAATGAGAAAGCAATGCCTTATCATTTTGGTTTATGTACTTAATTGAGACACAAAGATCAATGATTGTCATAATAATTCCATATTTTTGTAGTGCAagggatagagagagagagggagagcgagagacaaagagagagagagagagagaggagagagatcaTCATACCCATTTCTTCCTTAGCccgaaggccgcctcgaagtcgAGCCCTTGGAAATCCAAGAAATTTGGCCTCACTGACCCATTCATCCAATCGGCCGAGTTGAGGCATTCAGAGCTAACACTCTTCTGGAGTGAGCATTCACCGGTTAAAGGTGATGCCCTGACTTCTCCGGGGACCTTCTCAACTTGTAACATAGGGATGGCTTCTAGAAGTTCGGATATCATCTCTTCGATCACCGACTTCTCCATGACCTCCTTCTTGCACTCGTACATCACTTCACTCAAACCCATGTCTGAAACCTGGATGGTGTCATCCATTGTATTCTCATAGCAGGACATTATCGAGATGGCAGCCGTGATCGAGTCAAGGGTAAGCAGCGGTTCTTCAATTATGGGCTCTGGAGCCTTGAACAGATCCCCTTCTCCTCCAAGGTCATACTCTGGTATCAAGGATGGCTGCCCCTTGTTTCCCTTTTTTTACATCAATTTTTTTATTAGAGTGGAGAAGCAAACTTAATTAATTAAGGCTAAAATGACAAATACTTAATCTCTATCAGTTAGAATGAATCAACCTACTTGATTTCTGTCAGTTTGCCCACAAGTATAATGAACAGAATCGAATCGATTAATAGACTAGGCCAATTTATTcatgaaaaaagaagaaaaagtacaACATCAGAGTAaagcaaagaaaaaggcaaatgttTTGATCAAAgtttaaaatagcgggctatGACAAATAGTGGTAGCCCTACAAATCAGCTAAAGCGGCGCTAAAGCGGAGCTATGACATGAGTGGGGACTGGGGAGTATTGCATCGTAGTGTTGGTGTTTGTGTTCATGATGTCATGCTACCACCAGAGCAGAGCATATACTAGATGAGCATCTAAAATTGGCCAAAAAGACAACCTAATTTGATCCCTTGGCGGGCAGCTAAAGGACAATTGATATCTCAGCCCCTCTGACCTGGCTGTCCTTTGTGTGACTTTGAAAGGCATTTTTTTGAAGCGGGAGCCTTTAGGGCCCAATCCATTAATCAAGAAGAAGATAATTGCCTGCTAATTAGCGAAAACCCGGGCGGAAACCATTACAATGCGCCGCAAAACACACGGGGCACCACCGGCCGGTCTGGCTACTCACGTGCACTCCATAGATAGTACCAAGAGAAAGACCATCGTCGAGGTTGCCCCAAAGGATACTTTTGAAAGGATGTGAAGTGAGAAGATTCAAGGCAAAAGGGAAATGAGAAGTTGGATCCAACATCACCAAATAATATTTAGGATATTTGAATAAAAATAGGGAGGGTACTCGGTCGTCAAATTGATGTGATAAATCTTTAagaagtgatttttttttttacttcttgAAGGGGATGTTCATTTTCCGTCCTGTGTAGGTAGGAAGCAGTAATCTAGGAGTAGCATTAATCAAGCATCTGAAATTTGTTTCGGTTCATATTTTTGTATAGTTGTGTTGATTGATGTTGATGAAGGTTGTACTATATGAGGACAGGACAGCAGCATGTATGCAATTTTTGGCAGTAGCTAAAAGCGTAATCATCGGGCCCCCTCGGTTGAACTACACCACCGCAACATCCACCATTTATTTTGGCAGGGCCGTCTCTAGAAATTTGGGGCCCCTGTGCAAGCTGTAATATGAGGCCCTAAATTTGAAAAGATAGATAATTGTATAAAACTTTCATTTAATTAGATAACTTAGGATTTGTTTGAAAGCAAAGTTCTTTTAAAACCACATTATTTAGATACAACGGTTTTTTGATTGCTGGGTCACTAAGTACTACAATTTGTGAAATTACAGCGCCatattttttttcatttctttGTTGGAAAAAAGAGGTAGATACCTCGTTTCTCAATACTACAAAAATACTTCTATTTTTGGCAATGCCACGGTTTGTAAAATCACATTATGAGTTGAAGCCGAACACCTCAAAGTATTTACAATGATAATTTTTTGAAAACCGTGGTATATCCAAAAGACATTAAGAATAGTTTGCTACCGAACGAGGCcttaagctttctcatttatCTACAAAACAATGAAACAGATGTAGTGATTCAAATAGTGTATCAATGCATTAATTATAGCCTTAGCAATGCAATAAAAAAAAGATCGAACCTTGAATTGAACCTTGAATGCAATAAAATGATTTTGCATCGTACATCCAACGGCAGCTTGTGTGTGTGATTGATTTTGATGAAGACCGTATTATACGAGGACAGCAGCATGTATGCAATTTTTTGGCCATAGCCAAAAATGGCTGTCAGAAAGAAGCAGCATGTATGCAGCTATAAATTACGAGAGAAGCAATGAGCTTAAAGTTGCAATGTTTAACTAGTGGAGTGTGGAAATATTAAAATAGGAGAGGAGAGGACATGACACGAGAGCTTCTAGTTGACACCTCCCTCCATAATAATACTAATATACTAGTACTCCATTCCTTAGACAGCATGAGTTGCATTTGATTCACTCCAACAAGCTATATATCTATACCAAAGGTGGGTGGAAAgccgtactccctccggttctaaATAATTGctaaaaaatagatgtatctatatactaaaatATATTTATGTAGATATATCTACATAAATAATTGCCAAAAAATAATCATACTAAAATaatattttagtgtgtagataatggatgtatctacacactaaaattaTTTTAGTATAATCATACTAAAATAATCATACTAAAAtaattttagtgtgtagatacatccattttttggcaattattttaaaccggagggagtagttgaaTTTGTCTGGAGAGGAAACGACGACGGCTGTGGTAGATAGAGCAATCTGGGTACCTTTAGTAAATAAGTCCAGTGGTACGCATGTATTATCTCGGTCTTAAAATGAGTGtctcggatgtatctagatgcattttagttgTCCATATCTAGAAAAAA from Lolium rigidum isolate FL_2022 chromosome 4, APGP_CSIRO_Lrig_0.1, whole genome shotgun sequence encodes the following:
- the LOC124706071 gene encoding uncharacterized protein LOC124706071, which codes for MMYAHSPPVFHLSFSAAPTPPSPLPPLPLPLSLLHEGEADDAIYNHLGNKGQPSLIPEYDLGGEGDLFKAPEPIIEEPLLTLDSITAAISIMSCYENTMDDTIQVSDMGLSEVMYECKKEVMEKSVIEEMISELLEAIPMLQVEKVPGEVRASPLTGECSLQKSVSSECLNSADWMNGSVRPNFLDFQGLDFEAAFGLRKKWNLGANTPGLVTISDLKTEERKQKLSRYRMKKFKRNFGRKIKYACRKAMADSQPRTQGRFAKMHRGDMLEPRK